The genomic interval CTCAGCGTCGCACAGCGCTGATCGATGAAACGCTTGAGATCGAGAAGTTCGGCAAGCGACGCCAGGCGTTCTCGGGCGACCGCCGGTTCAATCCCGTACAGATCCGCGAAAAACAGCAACATCTCGCGGGGGGTCAGCCACTGATACAAACCGGCACTCGCTGACACCAACCCGATCCGCCGCTTCACTTCATCGGGAAACTGCGAGACTCGAAATCCATCAACCACCGCATCGCCGCTGGTTGGCTGAAGTAACCCCAAGATCATTCGTAACGTCGTCGTTTTTCCGGCACCGTTCGGTCCCAGCAATCCGTAGACCTCGCCCGATTTCACCGAAAGCGACAATCGGTCCACGGCCACCAGAGTCTTGCCGCCCGAGCTGAAATGGCGAGTCAATTCGTCAACGATGATCATCGGGCGTCCGTATTAAGCGAGCACACGTCACGTACGAGAAATGATAACGCCACCCGGGCGAGGCCGCGATCCAGCAACGTCCTGCGCCAACGGTCGGTTGGTCTGATCGCCGAATACGGCGAGTTTCGTGCCAATTACAGGTCTATACGCGTTCTCGATCGCTTGCGTTTGACCAACCCGGGACAGGATCGGCAATCGCCCCCTTTACGCAATTCCCGACAAAGCCTAGATTTCACCCGACTTGCCCAGGCGAAATCGTCCGAAGCATCCCAAAATCACTGTCACACTACACGGATGTCATGTCATGCCACTTCGCGTCTACAACACGTTGTCGCGCCAAAAAGAAGATTTCCAGACGGTCGAACCCGGCAAAGTCAGCATGTACCTGTGCGGCCCGACTGTTTACAAGCCCGCCCATATCGGCCACATGGTCGGCCCGGTCATCTTCGACACCATCAAACGTTATTTGACGTATAGCGGCTACAAAGTGACCTGGGTGGTCAACATCACCGACGTCGACGACAAGCTGATCAACCGCGCCAACGAAAAGGGAATCACGGTTGAAGCACTCGCTAAGCAGATGACACAGGATTACTTCGACAACCTTGCAACGATGGGCGTCGACGGAATCGACCACTTTCCCTACGCCACACAACATATCAAGGAAATGCAAGAGATCATCGCCACGCTGATCGAAAAGGGATACGCATATCCCCTGGAAGGCGATGTCTACTTTAACTGCACGAAAGACGAAGACTACGGCAAGCTCAGCGGCCGCAGTCTGGAACAACTGCTCGCCGGAACACGCGCCGAGACTCATTCTGGCAAACGTCATCCCGCCGATTTCGCACTATGGAAGGGATCGAAACCGGGTGAACCCGCCTGGGACAGCCCCTGGGGTCCCGGACGCCCCGGCTGGCACATCGAATGTTCCGCAATGGCCAAGAAAATCCTGGGGGATTCCATTGATATCCATGGCGGCGGCCTGGATCTCATGTTTCCACACCATGAGAACGAACTGGCCCAATCGGAAAGCTGTACGGGCAAGCCATTCGCCCGCTACTGGATGCATAACGGTTTGATGCAATCCAGCGGCTCTGCAGGAAAGGTCGGCGGCGGACACGACAAGCAGGGAGACAAATCCGTCGATCTGACCGCCGCGAAAGAAGCTCAGGAAGCCAACAAACTGGCGGGATCAAAGGGGGCGGCGTCGGTCAAAGAATTGTTTGCCAAGCATGACCCGGAAACAATTCGATTCTTTCTGCTGGCGACGCACTATCGCAGTCCAATCGATTTCAGCGACGAGCAAATCGCCCAGAGAGGTGAATCTCTGGATAGCTTCTACCGCCTGTTCGAAACCTGTGAACGAATCACGGGTCAGTCATTCTACGCTCTGAAAACGACGACTCGACGTAGCGAAAGTGTTGCTCCCCCCAGCGGTGACTCGAAGCACTTCTGTGACGCAGTCAGTGAACTCCGAGAGCGATATCTGGAGGCGATGGACGACGACTTCAATACAGGCGGCGCCGTCGGCGTCCTGTTTGAACTGCGTAAAACGCTGAACTCGTTCATTAGTGAAAATAAGCTTGACGTCAACAAGGATGATCAGGGAAAGATCTCGGCGCTCGTCTATGGACTCACCATCCTGAAAGAGCTCGCAGCAATTCTTGGTGTCTTCCGCACGCCGAAGCAGAAAGCGGCCTCGGCCGACGATGGGCTGGTCGAAGGCCTGATGCAACTGGTGATTCAAATCCGAGCTGACGCCCGGAAGAACAAGAATTTCCCTGTTGCCGATCTGATCCGCAACAAGCTGAACGAGCTGAAGATTACCCTTGAAGACCGTACCGATCAGACGCTGTGGCGTCGCGGCTAAGGGGTGACGTCACGGGTCGGGGTAAAGCCAACCTGTCCTGACAGGTTGGCGACCATCGCACCGACATTCACAACCACGGTGCAACACGAATCCCGTACAAAATGTCGTTGCGAATCCCCAATAATCCCGTATTCTGGAGCCCATCGCTCAACATTTAGTCTCATTGGGGGCTGTGTCACGCGATACTGGAGTTCATTGTCATTCGAGGAAGCGGTCACTGGGGCATTCGGTGACTGCGACGCCCCTCATTTGATCAGGTCGATTTGGGATTCGCTGAAATGGATGGCTGGTACTACCGGACCTTTGACATCGACTTCGGCCCCGTTTCGCATGAGAAACTTGTCGAGCTGATCAAGGCACAATCGCTTTCGCGCGACGACGAAGTGCGATTTGGGATCAAGGGAGGATGGCGACGCGTCGGATCAATCGGCACGCTCATGGCCCATCTGCCATTTGAAATTGGAGCCGCATCCACAATGAAACACGAGGCCCGCGGGGGTCTCGAAGGCAGCCCCGCCGCGACCGCCGTACTGGAAACACCTTCAAAGCCGACGCGAAGTTCTGATGCAAGCTTCTC from Schlesneria paludicola DSM 18645 carries:
- a CDS encoding ABC transporter ATP-binding protein, translated to MIIVDELTRHFSSGGKTLVAVDRLSLSVKSGEVYGLLGPNGAGKTTTLRMILGLLQPTSGDAVVDGFRVSQFPDEVKRRIGLVSASAGLYQWLTPREMLLFFADLYGIEPAVARERLASLAELLDLKRFIDQRCATLSTGQKQRVTLARALMHDPPIMLLDEPTRGLDVVGTHVIFQYISHLRSQGKSVVVSTHRLDEASQICDRMGLLYRGTLRHEGTFPELQQETGCQTLFEMFLQLMNQPATASPTVTKG
- the cysS gene encoding cysteine--tRNA ligase encodes the protein MPLRVYNTLSRQKEDFQTVEPGKVSMYLCGPTVYKPAHIGHMVGPVIFDTIKRYLTYSGYKVTWVVNITDVDDKLINRANEKGITVEALAKQMTQDYFDNLATMGVDGIDHFPYATQHIKEMQEIIATLIEKGYAYPLEGDVYFNCTKDEDYGKLSGRSLEQLLAGTRAETHSGKRHPADFALWKGSKPGEPAWDSPWGPGRPGWHIECSAMAKKILGDSIDIHGGGLDLMFPHHENELAQSESCTGKPFARYWMHNGLMQSSGSAGKVGGGHDKQGDKSVDLTAAKEAQEANKLAGSKGAASVKELFAKHDPETIRFFLLATHYRSPIDFSDEQIAQRGESLDSFYRLFETCERITGQSFYALKTTTRRSESVAPPSGDSKHFCDAVSELRERYLEAMDDDFNTGGAVGVLFELRKTLNSFISENKLDVNKDDQGKISALVYGLTILKELAAILGVFRTPKQKAASADDGLVEGLMQLVIQIRADARKNKNFPVADLIRNKLNELKITLEDRTDQTLWRRG